The DNA segment GTGCCGGAGAGGGTGAAGAGCTCGCTCGGAGCCGAGCGCAGCTCGATGCCCGTGACCGATCCCGCGCTGCACCGCTCCGCGGGATCGGTGGCGAGATCGAGCAGGAGACTCTTCTGCCCGTCGCGCGCCAGTTCGGTGAGAACCGGCATCAGCGTGGCAGCGTGGCGGGAGGTCCAGGACAGAGCCAGAACGTCCTGTCGTCCGAGGTTCGAGGGGAGTGGACTCGGCTCCGTGTTCGCCGTACCTGTCCGGGCGCGGTTGCGTAGCTGGGCGGAGCGGGTCGGGTTGTACGGTGCCGGAGCCCCGAGCAGGTACGCGATGCCGGACCAGGTCACGGTGTAGGCCAGGTACTCACGCGAGCTGCTCGAACGCAGTCCCACCAGTCCCTCGTACGGGGCCAGGGCCAGGGGCCCTGAGGCCGAGGCGAACGGCGCCCAGGCGTTCAGGGCCAGGAGCTTGCACACGATCTCGGCGACGAAGCGCCGCACAGGAACGTGCTGGACGTGGAGCCAGCCGGCTCCGCCCGGAGTGGAGGCCAGCGAGGCTCCATAGTTGTCGAGGGAAGCCATGGCGTCCTCAACGCAGGCACGCAGTTCCTGCCGGTCGACGGCCGTGGCTTCCAGTTCCGCAGTGTGGATGCGGTCGGTTCCCGCGTGCGCCAGGGGGCCGCTTCCGACGAGAGCCCATGACGGCTTCCCCGCGAAGGAGGAGCGGACCAGGCCCAGACCACCGATCGTGCGGGGACTCACACCTTGCTCCGCTCGACGGGCTGTTCGGCGGGTTGGAGAAGGCGCAGCAGTTCCCTGGGCGAAGCGGCTGTCTCGGGGGCGGGGGCGGTGGGCTGCCCGTATCCCCATCCGGCGTGGATGTAGGCAACGCCGGCGCGGACGGCCGATTCCTGGTCGACCGCCATGTCCCCCACGTAGACGGCTGCAGCGGGATCGACTCCCAGATCGACCAGGGCGAGGAGGAGCGGATCCGGGGCGGGCTTCGTCCGGCCCGCTCCCGCCGGCGTACGGATGGTCGCGAAGGGACATCCGAGGCGCGCCAGGAGCGGTGCCGCGCGATCGACGTGCTTCGACGTCACCACACCCAGCCGCCAGTCGGCGGCCACGAAGGCGTGGAGCATCTCGGCGATGCCGGTGAACTCCTGCGCGAGGTGCGCGGCGGCGACGGATTCTGCTTCGTACGTCCGGCGAACTGCCTCAGTGTCGGTCACGCCCAGTCGCTGCATGATGTCGCCGAATTCGCGCCCCAGGTGGCGCTCATAGTCGTGAAACGGGAGGGTGATGCCGTGCAGCTGTTGGACCCTCCGCCACGCCTTCCGCATCACCGGACGGGTGTCGAGTAGGACGCCGTCCAGGTCGAGGAGAAGAGCGCGCGACGTGCTGGCGCTGGCTGGCATGCTGGGCGTTGGTGGAGCTGGTGGCGAATCCGGAACGGGAACGGTCATAATCATCCTTCTCGTCAGGATGGCTTTCGCGGCTCAGAGGGCCGAAGCCGGTTTGAGTTCGTACTCGGGGTACTGATCCGGACCCCTGCCTCTTTTAAGGCCACGTTGAGCAGCGCCCCGTGCATGCGGTCGCGCCGGCCTCGTAACTGCAAAGCACGTCAGCCGCTGCGAGGACCCTCAGGTTGCGAACTCTGAATGAAGACTGCGCTCGCTGCCAGCCGCCGACGAGTCGTTCGATGGTCGTTCGAGTGCCTTCATTTGCGCGGGCGCTCCAACCACTGGCCGTCAGTCGCTCTGGGTGTTGCCGATGGCGGGTTGCTGCCTCGGCTCCTTGCCGAGCAAGCTCCAGGCGTATGCGAATGCGACGAGCTGGGCGGTATTGGCCGCTCCGGTTTTGTCGAGCAGCTCTGCGAGCGTCGAATGGAAGTCGCGGGCGGCCACGTGGGCGGTGCGCGCGATGTCGTACGGCCTGGTCCTCTCGGTGATGGCGTGGATCAGGCCCACCTCCTGCCCACTCAGCTCCGGCACCGGAGTGACGGCATTCGGCGGGCTTACCTCCCCCGACTCATACAGGTGGTGCGCAAGGACCGCGTTGGAGCAGCGGAAGGGGCACCCAAGCTTTTTGCGAATGCTGACTCGGTGGACACTGACTGTTGCCAGAGCGATGCCAAGCTCGTCGGCGATCTCGTGGTTTGTCTTGCCCAGCGCGAGGAGGCGGGCGATGCGCAGTTCGCCCTGGCTGAGCAACCTGGGTGCAACGGCGGCGGTCATGGCGATCGTCCTTGGCAGGGTGAAGGCGTGTGGACAGTGAGGCGCCGGCTTCGTCGCGGCTCAGGCCAGGCCCGGGAGGCGGCTCCCGGGCACGGCCCGCGCAGGCAACGCAGGCGGGCCGGACTTCTCGACAGACCCGCTCCCGGTCGCAACGGGGGGTGCCGTCCGGGAGCAGGCTGCCGAAGCACGCTCCCGGATCCAACATCGGGAGCGGGCTGCCGAAGCGCTTCGCCCGTATAAGGGCGGACTGGCCGCCCGTACACCGGTTCGGCTGCCTGGGCAGGCACAACTCTGGCCGAATGCGCCGATCGTGGCCAGCTGGTGAGGGATCGTTCGCGGGTCGCTTGCGTACGGCCTCGTGGAGGCTGGCCACGCCAAACCGGCATTCTCTGCCCCGGAATGCTCTGGGTGAGGCATGACCGCTGCGGAAACGACGTCTGAACGACTCGGGCGCGTGGGTGCAACGAGGGCGAAAAGTCGCCACGGTGGGGGTCGAGTCTGCTGGGGTGGGTTGAACTCCTCAGCTGGCCTGGAGAAGTGGCGGTCAGCTCGGCAGGTCTTGCTGTCGCGGCTACGCCGTTTACGCCGCTAGCGGTCCCCCGCGGGGCCTGTCGAGGGAGGGCTGGTGTTCGGTTGCTTCACCACGGAGCGCCACGACGAGCTGCGGGCTGCGGTCCGGGCGTTCGCCGAGGCAGAGGTGCTGCCTCGGGTACCGGAGTGGGAGCAGACCCGCAGCGTTGATGTCGAGCTGATCCGCAGGGCTGCTCGACGCGGATGGATGGGCGTGACCCTTGGCGCCCGGTACGGAGGGATGGGCGCGGGGCACCTTGCCAAGACGATCGTCATCGAGGAGCTGGCGCGGGTGTGCGGCGCCATGGGGGCCTCGGCCCAGGCGTCGCTGATCCCCACCGGCATGATCGATCACTTCGGCAGTGAGGAGCAGAAGGCCCGTTGGCTGCCGGCGATCTGCCGAGGCGAGTGCCTGCCGACGATCGCCGTCACGGAGGCGGCCTCTGGCAGCCACATCGCGGGGGCGAAGGGGGCGGCCCGCAAGCGCAGCGGCGGGTGGGTGCTGCGTGCGGAGAAGGTGCACGTAGGCAATAGCCACGTCGCCGACCTGCACTGCGTGGTCGTGCGGACCGGGGCGAAGGGCGAGTTGTCGGCGTTCCTGGTGGAGAGCGCGCGGGCCGGGGTTTCGGTACGCCCGCATGTGCCGGCGATGGGCCTGAACGGCTTCTCCTTCGGCACTGTGGTGCTGGATGACGTGTGGGTGCCGGACGAGAATCTTCTCGGAGCGGTGGGGGAGGGCGAGGACGCCGCTGACTCTTCGAGTGTGCTGTACGGGCGGGCCAATCTGGCCGCGGTCTCGCTCGGCGTGCACCGGGCGACCGTGGAGGAGACGCTGGCTTTTGCCGAGGAGAGGGAGCGTTATGGCCGTCCGCTGAGCCGGCTGAGCACGGCGGAGCAGCGGCTGGGACAGATGCTGGCCAACCTGGACGCGGCCGGAACTCTCGCGTACGCGGCGGCCGACATGCTGGACCGCGGTGTGGCGTGTGATGGGACGCTGATGGCGGCGAAGCTGATGGGCTACGAACTCGGTGTCGAGTCGGCGCGGCTCGCTATGGAGGTGCACGCCGCGGCGGGGGCGAGCATGGCCGGGCCGATGGAGCGGTTCTTCCGCGATGCTCAGCTGATCTTCTCGCCGGCTGGGACGAGCGACGTGCAGAGGCTGAGGTTGGCGCGGCTCGCGCGAGGTGCGACGGCGCGGGGCCAGTGGTCCCAGCGGTTCGCTGTTGGCCCCGCGCCGTCGGTGGTGCCGGTGTGACCTACAGCGCGTCGATGCGCTGGTCGAGGAGGTACTGGGCCTGCCGTTCCCGCTCCTTGATGAAGGCGAGCATCCGCTGTCCGTCCTCCATCGGGCGGGCTTCACGGCCGACGACACAGATCGTCATGAGCGGGATCCCCAGCTCCTTGTCCATCAGGCGGACACCCAGATAGGTGCGGATGTTGATCAGGTCGACGACTTCGTTGCCTGCGAAGTCGGCCTTCGCGCACACGTCGGGAAGGGTCAGGGGCACCTTCCGGTTCATGGTCTCGGGGCAGTAACCATGTTCCAGGGGCATGACCCGTCCCACGGCAGCGGCCAGGGCCTCGGCTTCCGCGACGGAGCCGAGGTCTTCGGCCGAGGGCAGGTGCAGCCCGGTGAACAGCTGCTGGCTGGAGATGGCGTTGGCCATCGCCATCGCTCCGGGTATGCCCGACGTGCGGCCCAGGGCCTGGGCGAAGCGGTCGAACTCTTCGTCGGGGCGGTCGAGGCCGAGCTGGCGCAGCCGCGCCCGGCGCTGGGGGATCTGGGCTTGCAGCTCGCGATGGGCGCGTGCGAGGTCAGACATGGTGGGGACTCCGGACGGGGGATGAGGAGGGACGGCGTGCGCGGAGGGAGACCGCGTACGCGTGCTTGACGAGCGAGATGAGCACGTGGCGGGCCGAGCGCTGGTCGCGGGCATCGCAGGCGACGACGGGTGTTTCCGGATCGAGCCGCAGCGCTTGGCGGATGGCGTCGATCGGGTACCGCGAGGAGTCGTCGAACTGGTTGACGGCGATGATGAAGGGAAGCCGCAGCCGCAGGAAGTAGTTGACGGAGTCGAACGAGTCCGCCAGCCGGCGGGTATCGGCGAGGATCACGGCGCCGAGGGCGCCCTGGACGATGTCCTCCCACATGAACTGGAAGCGTTCCTGGCCAGGGGTGCCGAAGAGGTAGAGCTCCAGGCCCTGGCTGCGGAGGTGGATGCGGCCGAAGTCGAACGCGACCGTGGTGGTGGTCTTTCCTTCGACGCCGTCAAGGCTGTCGGTGCCGATCGCGGCCGTGGTCATCAGCTCGTCGGTCGAGATCGGCGTGATGTCACTCGCGGTGCCGACCAGGGTGGTTTTGCCAGCGCCGAAGCCGCCAGCGATGACGATCTTCACCTGGCCGATCGTTGGCTCAGAGGGCTTGGAGGCCTGCAAGGACTCTCTCCAGGACTTCAGGGGCTTTAGCGTCAGGTTGATCGACGGCGACGGTCATGAGGAATTGCTCGTGGATCAGGTCACCGACGACCACCTTGGCGGCCTGCACCGGCAACCGCAGCCGCCACGCGATCTCGGTGATCGTGAGCCTCTCGGCCCGGCACATCGCGAACGCCTCCGAGCGTTCGAGCGCCTCCGGGGGTGGAGGGACCGCCATCAACGGGGCCTTGATCACTGTGGTGCGCTCCAACGGAACACGCGGGTGCGTGCGTCCGCCGGTCACGGAGTAGGGGCGCAGCCGCGGCGGACCACTGCCGGCGGCGGAGGGACCATGGTCGGAGGCCAGCATGTCAGCCCGCCGCAGCGGTCCGCGCCGGGGTGCCCAGGATCGGTGCCGCTCGGTTCGCCAGCATCCGCATCTGGTAGCCGACCACCCCCACGTCGACTCCCTGCTCGGCCAGCACCGCGAGCACACTGTTGTCACCGACCCGGGCGGCGAACATCAGCCCGACGGACGTCTCGAGGATCGTCTGGACGGCCGGGGCCTTCGGGTCCTTCGGGAAGAAGCGGCTCACACCGCGGCAGAGGGAGAAGACGCCGCTGGCCACCGCGCTGACGGCGTCGGCATCGTCCTGGTCCACTCCGTGGAAGTGCTTGGGTATGCCGTCCGACGACGTCACCACGGCGCCGATGGTCTGCGGGACGGCTGCGACGAGGTTGGACAGCAGCCATTCCATGTCTTCAGCGTTGGACACGGTGATCATCTCCTGTGGTTAAGAAGGACGGGGGACAGTTGGCGGGGCTGCTCACTTCGGTCCGCCGTCGTTGTTCTCCGCGGCGGCGTCCCATCCACTCGTGAAGTTCGCCGCGAGCTGCCAGCTGTGTTCTGTGGGCAGCGCGCCGGACTGCGACGTGGATCCGAGCGGAGCCTGCTCGCGGGAGTTCTCGTCCGGCCCGGAGAAGTCGACGTCGGGCCGGACGGGAAGCTGAGGCAGCGACCCCGTATCGCCAGCCGCGCCACCGCCGACCAGATACAGCTCGGCCGGAGCTACCGGCGGCGTCGAGGCACGCCCGTGTGCCATCGGGGCGCGCGCCGCGGCCCGCGACCGAGCGGGACGCTCGGGTGGTGCCGTGTGCGCCATGGGCATGGGCTCGCTGAGTGCCGCTCTGCGGGCCTCCTGCTGCTCGGCCACCTCAAGGCGGCCGGCTTCCAAGAGCGCCTGCGGCAGGATGACGACGGCCTGGATACCGCCGTAGAGGTTTTCCCGCAGCTCGACCGTGATGCCGTACCGGTGAGCGAGAGAGGCGACGACGTAGAGGCCATTGCGGCCTTGGCGGAGCAACTCCGCGCTGGTGTCGGACTCTTCGGGGTCGGTGAGCAGGTCGTTCATTCGCGCGAGCATCTCGCGGTCCATGCTCAGGCCGCCCTTGTCGTCGATCTCGACGAGCAGCCCGAGCGGGATCAGCGAGGCGCGCACGTCGACCTGGGTAGCGGGCCTGGAGAACTCGGTGGCGTTCTCCAAAAGCTCCGCCAGCAGGTGAGCCACGGCAGCCACGGCATACCCCGGCAGGTGAGCGTCCGGCGCGGCGATCACCTTGGCTCGCCTGTACTGGTCGATCTCCTGGATGCCGAGTCGCAGAATGCCCCGCACGGAAGAGGGGTCTTCGTGACTGGGCAACCGGGCGCCGCCCATGACCGCCATACTCTCGGCCGCGCGACTGATCCGGGTGACGTCGTGGTCCACCCCGTACAGGCGAGCCAGGTGATCGGGATCCTCGACATCCCTCTCCACGTCGTCCAATTTCGCCTGTGCAGCCTGGACCAGGCCGCGCAGACGATGGGAGAAATTGACGAAGACCCGCACACGCTGGCCTTCCGCCTGAACCAAGGCCTCTCCCACTTCCTTCCGGTACCCATGCAGGTCACGCGCCAGCTGGGCGAAGGGGTGGTCGCCCTCCACGGCCACGTCCTCACAAGCCACGAGTGGACGCTGGCCTCTGCGTAGCCGGACCGTCGCAGCGCGCGCCTCGTCCGTGCCGGCCCGGACCTGCCCGAGCAGGTACGTCACCCACTCCGCGACGAGACGGCTGTCCTCCTCGACGCTCCGGGCGACCGTGAGTGCCCCCCGGTACGCCGGCCAGAGCACCCCTACCCCGATCGCCACGGCAGCGGTGACCACGTATCCGGCTCCCGCCCGCGAGACGGCCGGAGCGACCACGATGGCGGCCGTCGCCAGCAGCAAAATGCCCGCTGCCGGGAGAACCACCAGACCGGCCAGAGCCCTACGCACCTCGCGGCCGGCGGGATCCGGATCCTTCTTGCGGCTCCGGCGATGCCGGACGCCCTTACGAGCCCCACTCTGCGATGCCGCAGTGGGCGACGCGCATTCAGACATGGATGTCCTCAAAAAGACAGGAACGGTTAAGACTTCGGCATCACGCCGATGCGCCGTGATCCCCTGACGCAGGCGCATCGTCAGCCAGGAACCGGCCGGAACGGCAGCATCCGACTATCAGCGAGCAGAGGCGCTGTGTGCCCTTACGGAACTGAAGTGCCGCCCGCCCGGTCGGACGCAGCTCTTGACCGGCGACCACCAGCCCCGCACGACCGCCTACTGCCAACCGCATCAGGAGTCACATACAGCGTGCTCGCTACAACTGATCGTTGCTACACCAGGAACAGTCGTTCACGAGTCGTTTCCTTCCACATGTGGGCGGTTGAACGATCGGAAATCGGACGTTCAGAGTGATTCGACATCAAGGATCAGGTCCTGGCCGGCGGTGCGACACGAGAACGACCAGCATTCGACTACGCGACAGCACCCTCACGAAGTGGCGTCGAGCGCGCCGAGAAACTTCAAGGCGCGATCGATCTCGCCGGTATGAATCAGCCGAGTGCGCGTCCGCATCAGCCCAGCCGTTCCGTAGGCACCGAGTTCCCGGCAGCGCTCGACCAGGCGTACCCAATCGGGGCCGAGCTCGAGATAGTCGGCGAGCGCGCGTATCCGCTTGCTGGGCGTAACACCTCCGGCGACGCTTTGAGCTTGTCCTTGTTGCACTGCTTGGACGAAAGCATCGGCACTTCCTGCTCCTTCGACGCTCTCCACGTTCCATACAGCGTCACGCCCCAGCCAATCGGCCACGACGACATGCTGGTGCGAGGCTAGATGGAAGTCGGGAAGTTCGGAGTATTCCTGCTGTGAGCTGACCCAGACGGTCAGGCCGTAGGACTCCATCAGCGCAGCGGCGAGGAGCAGTAACAGCCGTTCATACGGCTCGCTGCTGCGTACCGCCGGCTCGGGGACGCACAGTACGCAGCCAGGTGTGCCGTCGAGGCCGGAGCCGCGGTCGACGGCGAGCTGAAGGACGGCGTGGCGGTCGCGGAACAGTAGCCACGCTGCCGCCTGTTCACCGAACTGGGTACGCGACCACATGACCGGCATGTCGGTGGTTTTGAGATGCCGGTCGACGAACATCGCGCAGACGTGAGAGCCGAGCCACAGGGACCCGACGCTGGAGAGATCTCCGTACGCGGTCCTGGCCGCCGCTGAGCGTGAGTGCGCCAGGTGGAATTCAAGGCCTTGCGGCTCCTCGTGGAGGGCGCAGTCATCGGCCAGGAGGCTGTCGTCCACGTTCAGGCAGGCCCACAACAAGGCGTACGTCACGTCATCGAGGCGATACGGGGCGGGGATCGGGAGCCTCTGAATGGGCATCGCGAGCTGGCGCCGAGCTTGGGCAGCGTCGAGGGCATACAGATCCTCGCCGCCTTGTGCGCCCAGGGAGCCGAGGACCAATGCCCGGCGTGTGGAACGGGTGAAGTACCTCAGATGGTCGAGATCCTCGCGGCCGATCACAACACAGCCGGGCTCACGGGCGGCCTCATACATTTGCACCGACACGGAGGTGCCGTCCAAGACCCT comes from the Streptomyces sp. NBC_00820 genome and includes:
- a CDS encoding response regulator transcription factor, which codes for MTAAVAPRLLSQGELRIARLLALGKTNHEIADELGIALATVSVHRVSIRKKLGCPFRCSNAVLAHHLYESGEVSPPNAVTPVPELSGQEVGLIHAITERTRPYDIARTAHVAARDFHSTLAELLDKTGAANTAQLVAFAYAWSLLGKEPRQQPAIGNTQSD
- a CDS encoding roadblock/LC7 domain-containing protein, which translates into the protein MSNAEDMEWLLSNLVAAVPQTIGAVVTSSDGIPKHFHGVDQDDADAVSAVASGVFSLCRGVSRFFPKDPKAPAVQTILETSVGLMFAARVGDNSVLAVLAEQGVDVGVVGYQMRMLANRAAPILGTPARTAAAG
- a CDS encoding acyl-CoA dehydrogenase family protein, yielding MFGCFTTERHDELRAAVRAFAEAEVLPRVPEWEQTRSVDVELIRRAARRGWMGVTLGARYGGMGAGHLAKTIVIEELARVCGAMGASAQASLIPTGMIDHFGSEEQKARWLPAICRGECLPTIAVTEAASGSHIAGAKGAARKRSGGWVLRAEKVHVGNSHVADLHCVVVRTGAKGELSAFLVESARAGVSVRPHVPAMGLNGFSFGTVVLDDVWVPDENLLGAVGEGEDAADSSSVLYGRANLAAVSLGVHRATVEETLAFAEERERYGRPLSRLSTAEQRLGQMLANLDAAGTLAYAAADMLDRGVACDGTLMAAKLMGYELGVESARLAMEVHAAAGASMAGPMERFFRDAQLIFSPAGTSDVQRLRLARLARGATARGQWSQRFAVGPAPSVVPV
- a CDS encoding GTP-binding protein: MKIVIAGGFGAGKTTLVGTASDITPISTDELMTTAAIGTDSLDGVEGKTTTTVAFDFGRIHLRSQGLELYLFGTPGQERFQFMWEDIVQGALGAVILADTRRLADSFDSVNYFLRLRLPFIIAVNQFDDSSRYPIDAIRQALRLDPETPVVACDARDQRSARHVLISLVKHAYAVSLRARRPSSSPVRSPHHV
- a CDS encoding ATP-binding protein; its protein translation is MSECASPTAASQSGARKGVRHRRSRKKDPDPAGREVRRALAGLVVLPAAGILLLATAAIVVAPAVSRAGAGYVVTAAVAIGVGVLWPAYRGALTVARSVEEDSRLVAEWVTYLLGQVRAGTDEARAATVRLRRGQRPLVACEDVAVEGDHPFAQLARDLHGYRKEVGEALVQAEGQRVRVFVNFSHRLRGLVQAAQAKLDDVERDVEDPDHLARLYGVDHDVTRISRAAESMAVMGGARLPSHEDPSSVRGILRLGIQEIDQYRRAKVIAAPDAHLPGYAVAAVAHLLAELLENATEFSRPATQVDVRASLIPLGLLVEIDDKGGLSMDREMLARMNDLLTDPEESDTSAELLRQGRNGLYVVASLAHRYGITVELRENLYGGIQAVVILPQALLEAGRLEVAEQQEARRAALSEPMPMAHTAPPERPARSRAAARAPMAHGRASTPPVAPAELYLVGGGAAGDTGSLPQLPVRPDVDFSGPDENSREQAPLGSTSQSGALPTEHSWQLAANFTSGWDAAAENNDGGPK
- a CDS encoding DUF742 domain-containing protein, giving the protein MLASDHGPSAAGSGPPRLRPYSVTGGRTHPRVPLERTTVIKAPLMAVPPPPEALERSEAFAMCRAERLTITEIAWRLRLPVQAAKVVVGDLIHEQFLMTVAVDQPDAKAPEVLERVLAGLQAL
- a CDS encoding GAF domain-containing protein, which encodes MSDLARAHRELQAQIPQRRARLRQLGLDRPDEEFDRFAQALGRTSGIPGAMAMANAISSQQLFTGLHLPSAEDLGSVAEAEALAAAVGRVMPLEHGYCPETMNRKVPLTLPDVCAKADFAGNEVVDLINIRTYLGVRLMDKELGIPLMTICVVGREARPMEDGQRMLAFIKERERQAQYLLDQRIDAL
- a CDS encoding HAD family hydrolase, with protein sequence MPASASTSRALLLDLDGVLLDTRPVMRKAWRRVQQLHGITLPFHDYERHLGREFGDIMQRLGVTDTEAVRRTYEAESVAAAHLAQEFTGIAEMLHAFVAADWRLGVVTSKHVDRAAPLLARLGCPFATIRTPAGAGRTKPAPDPLLLALVDLGVDPAAAVYVGDMAVDQESAVRAGVAYIHAGWGYGQPTAPAPETAASPRELLRLLQPAEQPVERSKV